From Camelus ferus isolate YT-003-E chromosome 15, BCGSAC_Cfer_1.0, whole genome shotgun sequence, the proteins below share one genomic window:
- the MXD1 gene encoding max dimerization protein 1 isoform X1, with protein MAAAVRMNIQMLLEAADYLERREREAEHGYASMLPYNNKDRDALKRRSKSKKNNSSSRSTHNEMEKNRRAHLRLCLEKLKGLVPLGPESNRHTTLSLLTKAKLHIKKLEDCDRKAIHQIDQLQREQRHLKRQLEKLGTERMRMDSTGSAVSSERSDSDREEIDVDVESTDCLTGDLDWGSSSVSDSDEQGSTQSLGSDEGYSSSGIKRIKLQDSHKPRVGL; from the exons ATGGCGGCGGCGGTTCGGATGAACATCCAGATGCTTCTGGAGGCGGCCGACTACCTGGAGCGGCGGGAGAGAG AAGCTGAGCATGGTTATGCCTCCATGTTACCATACAATAACAAGGACAGAGATGCCTTAAAACGGAGGAGCAAATCCAAGAAGAATAACAGCAGTAGCAg ATCGACTCACAATGAAATGGAGAAGAATAG ACGGGCCCACCTTCGCTTGTGCCTGGAGAAGTTGAAGGGGCTGGTGCCACTTGGTCCAGAATCAAACAGACACACTACGTTGAGCTTATTAACAAAAGCCAAATTGCACATAAAG AAACTTGAAGATTGTGACAGAAAAGCCATTCACCAAATAGACCAGCTGCAGCGAGAGCAGCGGCACCTGAAGAGGCAGCTGGAGAAACTGGGCACCGAGAGGATGCGGATGGACAGCACTGGCTCCGCCGTGTCCTCCGAGCGCTCGGACTCCGACAGGG AAGAGATCGACGTGGACGTGGAAAGCACGGACTGTCTCACGGGCGACCTGGACTGGGGCAGCAGCAGCGTGAGCGACTCGGATGAGCAGGGCAGCACGCAGAGCCTGGGCAGTGACGAGGGCTACTCCAGCTCCGGCATCAAGAGAATAAAGCTCCAGGACAGTCACAAGCCGCGTGTCGggctctga
- the MXD1 gene encoding max dimerization protein 1 isoform X2, which translates to MAAAVRMNIQMLLEAADYLERREREAEHGYASMLPYNNKDRDALKRRSKSKKNNSSSRSTHNEMEKNRRAHLRLCLEKLKGLVPLGPESNRHTTLSLLTKAKLHIKKLEDCDRKAIHQIDQLQREQRHLKRQLEKLGTERMRMDSTGSAVSSERSDSDREIDVDVESTDCLTGDLDWGSSSVSDSDEQGSTQSLGSDEGYSSSGIKRIKLQDSHKPRVGL; encoded by the exons ATGGCGGCGGCGGTTCGGATGAACATCCAGATGCTTCTGGAGGCGGCCGACTACCTGGAGCGGCGGGAGAGAG AAGCTGAGCATGGTTATGCCTCCATGTTACCATACAATAACAAGGACAGAGATGCCTTAAAACGGAGGAGCAAATCCAAGAAGAATAACAGCAGTAGCAg ATCGACTCACAATGAAATGGAGAAGAATAG ACGGGCCCACCTTCGCTTGTGCCTGGAGAAGTTGAAGGGGCTGGTGCCACTTGGTCCAGAATCAAACAGACACACTACGTTGAGCTTATTAACAAAAGCCAAATTGCACATAAAG AAACTTGAAGATTGTGACAGAAAAGCCATTCACCAAATAGACCAGCTGCAGCGAGAGCAGCGGCACCTGAAGAGGCAGCTGGAGAAACTGGGCACCGAGAGGATGCGGATGGACAGCACTGGCTCCGCCGTGTCCTCCGAGCGCTCGGACTCCGACAGGG AGATCGACGTGGACGTGGAAAGCACGGACTGTCTCACGGGCGACCTGGACTGGGGCAGCAGCAGCGTGAGCGACTCGGATGAGCAGGGCAGCACGCAGAGCCTGGGCAGTGACGAGGGCTACTCCAGCTCCGGCATCAAGAGAATAAAGCTCCAGGACAGTCACAAGCCGCGTGTCGggctctga